One Symphalangus syndactylus isolate Jambi chromosome 20, NHGRI_mSymSyn1-v2.1_pri, whole genome shotgun sequence DNA segment encodes these proteins:
- the PIPOX gene encoding peroxisomal sarcosine oxidase isoform X6 — protein sequence MKLESLAVDGGALSPDPWATLMLRQTGLLLLGMKESQELKTIQANLSRQRVEHQCLSSEELKQRFPNIRLPRGEVGLLDNSGGVLYAYKALRALQDAVRQLGGIVRDGEKVVEINPGLLVTVKTPSRSYQAKSLVITAGPWTNQLLRPLGIELPLQTLRVNVCYWREMVPGSYGVSQAFPCFLWLGLCPHHIYGLPAGEYPGLMKVSYHHGNHADPEEPDCPTAHTDIRDVQILSGFVRDHLPDLKPEPAVIESCMYTNTPDEQFILDRHPKYDNIVIGAGFSGHGFKLAPVVGKILYELSMKLTPSYDLAPFRISRFPSLGKAHL from the exons GCAGACTGGATTACTGCTGCTGGGAATGAAAGAGAGTCAAGAATTAAAGACAATCCAGGCCAATCTGTCGAGGCAGAGGGTAGAACACCAGTGTCTTTCATCTGAGGAACTGAAGCAACGTTTCCCAAATATTCGGTTGCCCAGGGGAGAAGTGGGGCTCTTGGACAATTCTGGAGGAGTTCTCTATGCATACAAGGCCCTCAGAGCCCTGCAG GATGCAGTTCGACAGCTAGGAGGCATAGTGCGTGACGGAGAGAAGGTGGTGGAGATAAACCCAGGGCTACTGGTCACGGTGAAAACCCCCTCCAGGAGCTACCAAGCTAAGAGCTTGGTCATCACAGCAGGTCCTTGGACCAACCAGCTCCTCCGTCCCCTGGGCATTGAGCTGCCTCTCCAG ACCCTGCGGGTCAACGTGTGTTACTGGCGAGAGATGGTTCCTGGGAGCTATGGTGTGTCCCAGGCCTTTCCGTGCTTCCTGTGGCTGGGCTTATGTCCCCACCACATCTACGGACTGCCCGCAGGAGAGTACCCAGGGCTGATGAAG GTCAGCTATCACCACGGCAACCATGCAGACCCTGAGGAGCCGGACTGCCCCACAGCACACACAGACATCCGAGACGTCCAGATCCTGAGCGGCTTTGTCAGAGATCACTTACCTGATCTGAAGCCCGAGCCTGCCGTCATTGAGAGCTGCATGTACACG AATACCCCTGATGAGCAGTTCATTCTCGATCGCCACCCAAAGTATGACAACATTGTCATTGGTGCTGGATTCTCTG GGCACGGGTTCAAGCTGGCCCCTGTGGTGGGGAAGATCCTGTATGAATTAAGCATGAAGTTAACACCATCTTATGACTTGGCACCTTTTCGAATCAGCCGTTTCCCAAGCCTGGGCAAAGCCCACCTTTGA
- the PIPOX gene encoding peroxisomal sarcosine oxidase isoform X5: protein MDCGSCSSMAQLCCCVSLKALWNRQTGLLLLGMKESQELKTIQANLSRQRVEHQCLSSEELKQRFPNIRLPRGEVGLLDNSGGVLYAYKALRALQDAVRQLGGIVRDGEKVVEINPGLLVTVKTPSRSYQAKSLVITAGPWTNQLLRPLGIELPLQTLRVNVCYWREMVPGSYGVSQAFPCFLWLGLCPHHIYGLPAGEYPGLMKVSYHHGNHADPEEPDCPTAHTDIRDVQILSGFVRDHLPDLKPEPAVIESCMYTNTPDEQFILDRHPKYDNIVIGAGFSGHGFKLAPVVGKILYELSMKLTPSYDLAPFRISRFPSLGKAHL from the exons GCAGACTGGATTACTGCTGCTGGGAATGAAAGAGAGTCAAGAATTAAAGACAATCCAGGCCAATCTGTCGAGGCAGAGGGTAGAACACCAGTGTCTTTCATCTGAGGAACTGAAGCAACGTTTCCCAAATATTCGGTTGCCCAGGGGAGAAGTGGGGCTCTTGGACAATTCTGGAGGAGTTCTCTATGCATACAAGGCCCTCAGAGCCCTGCAG GATGCAGTTCGACAGCTAGGAGGCATAGTGCGTGACGGAGAGAAGGTGGTGGAGATAAACCCAGGGCTACTGGTCACGGTGAAAACCCCCTCCAGGAGCTACCAAGCTAAGAGCTTGGTCATCACAGCAGGTCCTTGGACCAACCAGCTCCTCCGTCCCCTGGGCATTGAGCTGCCTCTCCAG ACCCTGCGGGTCAACGTGTGTTACTGGCGAGAGATGGTTCCTGGGAGCTATGGTGTGTCCCAGGCCTTTCCGTGCTTCCTGTGGCTGGGCTTATGTCCCCACCACATCTACGGACTGCCCGCAGGAGAGTACCCAGGGCTGATGAAG GTCAGCTATCACCACGGCAACCATGCAGACCCTGAGGAGCCGGACTGCCCCACAGCACACACAGACATCCGAGACGTCCAGATCCTGAGCGGCTTTGTCAGAGATCACTTACCTGATCTGAAGCCCGAGCCTGCCGTCATTGAGAGCTGCATGTACACG AATACCCCTGATGAGCAGTTCATTCTCGATCGCCACCCAAAGTATGACAACATTGTCATTGGTGCTGGATTCTCTG GGCACGGGTTCAAGCTGGCCCCTGTGGTGGGGAAGATCCTGTATGAATTAAGCATGAAGTTAACACCATCTTATGACTTGGCACCTTTTCGAATCAGCCGTTTCCCAAGCCTGGGCAAAGCCCACCTTTGA
- the PIPOX gene encoding peroxisomal sarcosine oxidase isoform X3, with translation MAAQKDLWDAIVIGAGIQGCFTAYHLAKHRKRILLLEQFFLPHSRGSSHGQSRIIRKAYLEDFYTRMMHESYQIWAQLEHEAGTQLHRQTGLLLLGMKESQELKTIQANLSRQRVEHQCLSSEELKQRFPNIRLPRGEVGLLDNSGGVLYAYKALRALQDAVRQLGGIVRDGEKVVEINPGLLVTVKTPSRSYQAKSLVITAGPWTNQLLRPLGIELPLQTLRVNVCYWREMVPGSYGVSQAFPCFLWLGLCPHHIYGLPAGEYPGLMKVSYHHGNHADPEEPDCPTAHTDIRDVQILSGFVRDHLPDLKPEPAVIESCMYTNTPDEQFILDRHPKYDNIVIGAGFSGHGFKLAPVVGKILYELSMKLTPSYDLAPFRISRFPSLGKAHL, from the exons TTCTTTCTACCACACTCCCGAGGAAGCTCCCATGGACAAAGCCGGATAATCCGAAAGGCATACCTGGAAGACTTTTACACCCGGATGATGCATGAGAGCTATCAGATATGGGCCCAGCTGGAGCACGAGGCTGGAACCCAATTGCACAG GCAGACTGGATTACTGCTGCTGGGAATGAAAGAGAGTCAAGAATTAAAGACAATCCAGGCCAATCTGTCGAGGCAGAGGGTAGAACACCAGTGTCTTTCATCTGAGGAACTGAAGCAACGTTTCCCAAATATTCGGTTGCCCAGGGGAGAAGTGGGGCTCTTGGACAATTCTGGAGGAGTTCTCTATGCATACAAGGCCCTCAGAGCCCTGCAG GATGCAGTTCGACAGCTAGGAGGCATAGTGCGTGACGGAGAGAAGGTGGTGGAGATAAACCCAGGGCTACTGGTCACGGTGAAAACCCCCTCCAGGAGCTACCAAGCTAAGAGCTTGGTCATCACAGCAGGTCCTTGGACCAACCAGCTCCTCCGTCCCCTGGGCATTGAGCTGCCTCTCCAG ACCCTGCGGGTCAACGTGTGTTACTGGCGAGAGATGGTTCCTGGGAGCTATGGTGTGTCCCAGGCCTTTCCGTGCTTCCTGTGGCTGGGCTTATGTCCCCACCACATCTACGGACTGCCCGCAGGAGAGTACCCAGGGCTGATGAAG GTCAGCTATCACCACGGCAACCATGCAGACCCTGAGGAGCCGGACTGCCCCACAGCACACACAGACATCCGAGACGTCCAGATCCTGAGCGGCTTTGTCAGAGATCACTTACCTGATCTGAAGCCCGAGCCTGCCGTCATTGAGAGCTGCATGTACACG AATACCCCTGATGAGCAGTTCATTCTCGATCGCCACCCAAAGTATGACAACATTGTCATTGGTGCTGGATTCTCTG GGCACGGGTTCAAGCTGGCCCCTGTGGTGGGGAAGATCCTGTATGAATTAAGCATGAAGTTAACACCATCTTATGACTTGGCACCTTTTCGAATCAGCCGTTTCCCAAGCCTGGGCAAAGCCCACCTTTGA